The window TGCGATTCTGACATACTGCTGTTGAGGACTACACTTTTTTAAATGTCAGCCCTTTAGTGATCCTTTGCATTTAGAAGTTCAGATTGTTGTGCTTTATATTATTCAACGAGCAGGTATGTTCAAGAAGTGTTCATGAAAGGAAAACCTATAAATCACAAAATATGATTTTCTTGTCATCAGCTGAAGGTGTTCATTTTGTTTGAGACCACTTTGCATTTATAACTTTTTGTAATAAAGATTAGACTTTGTACAGAACCTCTGATTTAAGATCATTAAAATATGTAATCTGGGTAGtcaatgtgatattttctgtttcttttacTACTTTAAATAACTTCAACTGGAACAGAGAGCAATGTCAGATGTATTTGTAATAAAAGCTTGGTTTACAACTACTGGTCATCTTGTATTTACTGAAATAACATGGACCAGCACCAGGATCAGATGCTATATTTTCTGAAAAGGAAAGTTGTAGTTTAAGGATTACAATAGGTATTTTCAGTAAAAGAAAAGTGTTCCTGATAACCATGTTATCAAagctaatgaggccctctgagagttgtttagcgacagtgccagtggaatgtcaatTATACATTTTAACGGCTTGCTACTTTCCTGACAATAATTTTCCAGCCAATCTCTTTGGAATAGATTTGCCTTCCTCTTTGACTCATTTGGGGAAATCTGTCAAACTCAGGCTGGATAAATGTGGGGAAGTTCAGACAAGAATTTGAGGGTACTatttctcatatttgaatttATTTTATAATGTTACCCATTGCACCTTTAAGACAACTTGTTAACTAGGTTTAGCTAGTTTTTCACAAGGTCAGGGATCCTTGATTGGCCCCAGAGTTCCATTAGTTACTAACAAGTCCTGACCTTTAACAGCCTCTAATGAAAACTAATAGCTTGTTTGTGATGCTGGAGGTCTGACTAATTAGAACATAAAATATCACTTGATCCCTAAAGCCCTTATCATGTTTATCAACTGAGCACCTCTAATAGTCCCACAAGAGTCAGCTATTGTTGATCTACAGTCAATGTATTCCATCATAGTCAGCACAGGTGAACATGTAAATCGCATGCATGTTTATCATAATTGGACCCAGATCATGGAGAGTAAACCAAACTGTGGAGGCATATTACCATACTTTGCTTCAGTTTGGATTTCACCAGGATTTTGTTTCATTATTAATGCATTGCATGATCATGAAATATACGTATATCAAAGTAAAAAAGCCTAATTTGTCCTAAAAACATTTTCATTGGTGTTAATTAGTTTGGAGATAAACAGCCAGCAACAAAAGGGTGCAAAAGTCTGTCTGCTTGAGTTCAGCATTTGAGAGAGCACTGACAACAGAGTGCTGTTTGTGTAACTTTGTTGACCTTTGGGTTTGACATTAGAACAGGGCCCTTGTGGATAGATCCTCCTGCATGACATCCATCACCAGAGAGTTATTGAGGGATGTTTTGTATGTTATCTGTGACTATAAGAAGGCAACTTACGACCCCAAAGAGAACATCTCGTTCCCACCGTCTCATGAAGAGTTCAATGACTGAACATGACTGGTGAATATACTGCAACAGGTGACATCAGTGTGcactgttgctttgacacagCAGTGAAGGGACAGAAGTATGAGCAACTCCTCTGAGTTCAATTATCGTAAAGACTTGTTAGAAGAGGCAATGCTCAAAACTATTGTAGCAGTTCTGATAGCTATAATCATCAACTACATCAATGGGACCTTGCTGTACACTTATTTCACCAACCAAACATTCCACAGCAACTCCAGGTATATTCTGTATGTACAACTAGTTATAAATGACATGATCATGCTGTCTTGTACTGTGCTCATGGTAGTCTTAGCATATCTTTCTTATTTAATCAATGTGTCTTTCTGTATCACACTGATTCTAATAGGCATTAACACATTTTTAAACACCCCTTTAACCTTGGCAGGAATGGCAATAGAGCGTTTTGTAGCCATCTGCTATCCTTTACAGCACCCATTGATCTGTACAGTACACAGGACTTATTTGTTCATAGCCTGTATTTGGATTGTGGGAGCCCTGCCTGGATTTACAGATCTGATTTTAACCTTTATTTTAAATCCTTTGTCATTTTTTCCAATGACTAAACTTTGCTTTCGGCAAAATATTTTTACTTCCGTTTACCATCAAAACAACAATGTTGCCTGTAACATCATTTACATGTGCTTTGTGTGGATCATATTGTTCTACACTTATTTTAAAGTGATGTTTTCAGCTAAGTCTGCAGCCTCAGATCAGGCTTTGGTTAGGAAAGCCCGTAAGACTGTTCTCCTGCATGGGGTACAGCTGGCCATCTGTATGCTGTCCTTTATGTCTCCTATTCTAGATTCTGGCCTCTACATACTCTTCCCTCAATCCCGttcagtcattttattttgtACTTACATCATAACCAATATGCTACCCAGGCTGCTAAGCCCTTTAATTTATGGGTTAAGGGATCAGAATTTCAAGAAGCATATGAAGAGATCTCTTCTCTGTAGACGACCTAAGGCAATGGTGAAACCAACAGCTGACCGACTACAATAGTTTGGGGAAAGGCATTTACTGTTTGATGTTGTGGTAAAGTATACCAGATTGCAATATTAAATAGGACACCAAAATAATTGGCGTACAAACTGAACCAATGCATTTGATCATGTGATTAACGATCACAGCTCATTAGTCCCAGTGAAAAAAGTAAATCCAGTGTGTATTCACACTGTCATGCGCAGGCAAGAGGGAGTTGTAGGCAGACCTCATGTCTATTTGTGAACTTGCTTGGTCAACAAATTCTATTATATAACTGGTCATGTTATTGTTTATTCTATGATTCCAGGCATGCTTTACTTCAGAATTCTACAACGGTTGAACAGAAATTGATCTAAATAGCAATGTTACTACACCCGTTTGCTTTCCTTTTAGTATTTTTTAATTCTCGTGAAATAGGAATACAACATCTGTtattaaatctaaatgtttctGTTGATGTGTAGAGAACTGAACTGTCGTAAAGAAGTATCCAATGTATATTATGATGACTTTATACTACAGGAAAAAATAATCATTTAGAGCAGTGgtttactgcacacacactttattcttttttttttttttaacaaaagaAAAATCAAACAACCCATTGCAAACAGCAAGGTGGTTTCTGTTGAACAAACATTGAATAATTAAATTGTCAAATAATCAAGTGACATTAAACATACACCAATAGTTTCCTTTTTTgacattttccttttttttttcttttttcttctccttcagaAAATCCTTTCCGTTTTGTAGTCCTACAATTTAAACAAATTGCCTTAATACAACTGTATATATTTCCCAGTTGTAAAACTGTATGCAATGTATAGCACCAGAAGGACAGGGTACCATGGTGTAGTCAGATCTAATCAACTACACATTTCCAATAGGATACATAAACAAAATGATGCATTAGCTAtatacaccctctctctctccagcacccctcccccccagccccacacacacacacataaaaaaaacctTACTTCGTGTTTACATGAAAAGTTTCCAGGTGTATGTGATCAGTGACTGATATGGTGTGGTGCTCTGGTTCTCTGAGGACGATAAGTGGCAGCACACCTGAAGGGGTCCTTTACTTCTTAGGAGAGTGTTCCTTGGCCTGGTGGGCCTGCAGCACAGCCACAGCTTCCTCCACctggacacatacacagaggggggagagagagttgggtAGGAGGGGGGATCGTGATGTAAGAGGTTTGAACTTGGACAAGACAGTTTATGGTTCTCCTACAGCCACACCTAGCCTGGTTcaaccagaggacagaacagGGGGGATACCTTAGAATGCAGGGACTCGGAGGACTCCAGCATGTGCAACAACTCTGAGTTGTCAATCTCCAGTAACATGCCAGTTATTTTTCCAGCCAATTTTGGATGAAGGGCATGAATTAGAGGGTACAGTCGCTCACCtgttttaaaacaaaaacaatagctCGTCCACCCATTTACAGGTTCTGCAACATCACAAGGTGTTGAAGGTACTAATGGCTCAGCAGTGTTACAACAGGGACATACCCAGCAACTGTTTCTGCTCCATGAGAGGGGCTGAAGCCAGCATGGAGGCTGTGAGAGGCTCCTGGCCCCGGACATGCACTGCCTGCTCCATCACAGGATAGGGCATAACCTTAACACACAGTACCAAACATTAACATGTAACAGACCCTGCTGGTGTACACATGGAAGCTATTATACATTGCCTCCTTAGGTGAGGTTACCTGTTGCATTGTTATTGGTGTTGGCACAGTGATGACCTGCTGGAGGTTCCTGACCCCAGAGGAGTACTTGTACTGGGTGCCTCTGACCATACCTCCTGACAGGCCTGCACGACCACCCGCTGTCTGGGTGCCAATATTTgcttaaaatgagaaaaaaagagacaccTTACAAACATGCAAGATCAAGTAGTACTTGTACTCTGtgcaatgacaataaagttgaatctaatctaagACAGGAAGGGAGAACACAGAGCAGGAAGTGACAATGGGAATcatgtgagagtatgtcactatTTTTGTTGGTAAAACAAGTGGCTTAGAGTATAGATGTTACCCATTCTTTGTGTGTAGTTCATGATGCGTGGTGCCTGGGTGGAGGCCTGGCGGACACCACTGATGGGGGTGGAGGCACGCCGGGGAACAGCAGTCCTCACAAACTGGGCAGAGTAGGGACCTGTTCACGCCAATTAACGACACATCCATGAGCCaaaaccaacaaacacacacacacagtaaataaGCTGCCACTCACCCTGTGGTCTAGGTGGCTGCGTAgtccagcgaggtgacgttcttATGGTGCCCATCTGATTGGGATTGAAGAAAGAACGACTGGGAGGctgaaggacacacacagcacttcAGAGACCAGGATAAAACATTCATACAGCTATTCTCTCATGCCAATTAACATCTTGGGAAGAGTGATTGAAAGTGTACCGAAGATTTGTCATGACAACAACGGTAGGTGAGGAAAAAGCATTGAGGCTCCTCAAAGTGTCCCCACCTCAGGCTCTTTCTAACCTGGAGCGCCATCATGACCCGTCCTGCGTACCTGAGGCACAGCAGACATGTAGTACCCTGGCTGCTGGTAGGAGTCGATTACAGGGCCAGGCATGGTCCTGACTGTAGCAAGTCTCTGCATGTACTTGTTGGTGAGGATGGCTTTGCGTTCCTCTTTGCGTTGGGCCAGAGCAACATAGAGTGGCTTGGTGGCAACGATGCGCCCATTCATTTCAGTCACAGCTTTTGTGGCCTCCTCAGGGGACGAGAAGCACACAAAGCCAAACCCCTTGCTGTGTCCCCCATCCGTCATCACCTGAAGGAGAAAAGGAGGCTTGTGGCAGGCTCAGCATAACACATAACCTTGTGGATTCTTCACAGACCTCCAAATGCAATTGGTAAGTGTTACCTTGGCACTAGTAATGGTACCATAAGGGGCAAACTCCTTCCGGAGTTTCTCATCGTTTATTCCATCATCCAGGTTTTTGACATACAGATTAACCCCCTGAAATCAGAGACAGAGGGCACAGCATCAACTACGCATGTTTGTGCTTTACTATAccaggtgtgcttgtgtgcatgaATTAATGTTTAGGTTGACAAGATCTTTGTGCCCCTTCCCAAGGGACCTGATAGCGTTGGATGCGCTCCTGTTTAATTTGTTCAAACTTGCGCTTGAGCTCCCCCTGGCGTTCAAGCCTTTTCTGAGCACGCCCAACATACAGCACTTTACCATTCAGCTCTTTCCCATTCATTTCCTCAACTGCCTGGAAAAGGCAAAACAAGACACTGGTAAATGGCTAGTCAATAAGGTAGCACTTATTAGCTTCAATCGAGGCCAAgaattacatttgtttgtttctttttttatatataaataagaATACAATACTATAACATGTGATGTGATTGTTTCTGAGTACTATTCATGAGTACTATACACTACATCTTCTGTATCATCAGTTTGAACTTTACCATTTGAGCATCTTCATGGTTTTCGTAATTTACAAAGCCAAATCCCCGAGAGCGTCCCCTTTCATCCACCATCACGCGTACACTCATGGTCCTGCCTAGGAGAGATCCCAACACTATTTTTACTAGCCACAGACTTCTTCACAGTGGATT of the Hypomesus transpacificus isolate Combined female chromosome 18, fHypTra1, whole genome shotgun sequence genome contains:
- the or90j1 gene encoding odorant receptor 135-1; the protein is MSNSSEFNYRKDLLEEAMLKTIVAVLIAIIINYINGTLLYTYFTNQTFHSNSRYILYVQLVINDMIMLSCTVLMVVLAYLSYLINVSFCITLILIGINTFLNTPLTLAGMAIERFVAICYPLQHPLICTVHRTYLFIACIWIVGALPGFTDLILTFILNPLSFFPMTKLCFRQNIFTSVYHQNNNVACNIIYMCFVWIILFYTYFKVMFSAKSAASDQALVRKARKTVLLHGVQLAICMLSFMSPILDSGLYILFPQSRSVILFCTYIITNMLPRLLSPLIYGLRDQNFKKHMKRSLLCRRPKAMVKPTADRLQ
- the LOC124480581 gene encoding embryonic polyadenylate-binding protein-like isoform X1, which codes for MNSSGQQAYPLASLYVGDLHPDVTEAMLYQKFSPAGPIMSIRVCRDIITRRSLGYAYINFQQPADAECALDTMNYEVLKGRPIRIMWSQRDPGLRKSGVGNIFIKNMDESIDNKALYDTFSAFGNILSCKVVCDENGSKGYGFVHFETQEAANRAIDTMNGMLLNDRKVFVGHFKSRKEREVEFGAKAMRFTNVYIKNFSEDYTDDRLKGVFSQFGRTMSVRVMVDERGRSRGFGFVNYENHEDAQMAVEEMNGKELNGKVLYVGRAQKRLERQGELKRKFEQIKQERIQRYQGVNLYVKNLDDGINDEKLRKEFAPYGTITSAKVMTDGGHSKGFGFVCFSSPEEATKAVTEMNGRIVATKPLYVALAQRKEERKAILTNKYMQRLATVRTMPGPVIDSYQQPGYYMSAVPQPPSRSFFNPNQMGTIRTSPRWTTQPPRPQGPYSAQFVRTAVPRRASTPISGVRQASTQAPRIMNYTQRMANIGTQTAGGRAGLSGGMVRGTQYKYSSGVRNLQQVITVPTPITMQQVMPYPVMEQAVHVRGQEPLTASMLASAPLMEQKQLLGERLYPLIHALHPKLAGKITGMLLEIDNSELLHMLESSESLHSKVEEAVAVLQAHQAKEHSPKK
- the LOC124480581 gene encoding embryonic polyadenylate-binding protein-like isoform X2 gives rise to the protein MNSSGQQAYPLASLYVGDLHPDVTEAMLYQKFSPAGPIMSIRVCRDIITRRSLGYAYINFQQPADAECALDTMNYEVLKGRPIRIMWSQRDPGLRKSGVGNIFIKNMDESIDNKALYDTFSAFGNILSCKVVCDENGSKGYGFVHFETQEAANRAIDTMNGMLLNDRKVFVGHFKSRKEREVEFGAKAMRFTNVYIKNFSEDYTDDRLKGVFSQFGRTMSVRVMVDERGRSRGFGFVNYENHEDAQMAVEEMNGKELNGKVLYVGRAQKRLERQGELKRKFEQIKQERIQRYQGVNLYVKNLDDGINDEKLRKEFAPYGTITSAKVMTDGGHSKGFGFVCFSSPEEATKAVTEMNGRIVATKPLYVALAQRKEERKAILTNKYMQRLATVRTMPGPVIDSYQQPGYYMSAVPQPPSRSFFNPNQMGTIRTSPRWTTQPPRPQGPYSAQFVRTAVPRRASTPISGVRQASTQAPRIMNYTQRMANIGTQTAGGRAGLSGGMVRGTQYKYSSGVRNLQQVITVMPYPVMEQAVHVRGQEPLTASMLASAPLMEQKQLLGERLYPLIHALHPKLAGKITGMLLEIDNSELLHMLESSESLHSKVEEAVAVLQAHQAKEHSPKK
- the LOC124480581 gene encoding embryonic polyadenylate-binding protein-like isoform X3; the protein is MNSSGQQAYPLASLYVGDLHPDVTEAMLYQKFSPAGPIMSIRVCRDIITRRSLGYAYINFQQPADAECALDTMNYEVLKGRPIRIMWSQRDPGLRKSGVGNIFIKNMDESIDNKALYDTFSAFGNILSCKVVCDENGSKGYGFVHFETQEAANRAIDTMNGMLLNDRKVFVGHFKSRKEREVEFGAKAMRFTNVYIKNFSEDYTDDRLKGVFSQFGRTMSVRVMVDERGRSRGFGFVNYENHEDAQMAVEEMNGKELNGKVLYVGRAQKRLERQGELKRKFEQIKQERIQRYQGVNLYVKNLDDGINDEKLRKEFAPYGTITSAKVMTDGGHSKGFGFVCFSSPEEATKAVTEMNGRIVATKPLYVALAQRKEERKAILTNKYMQRLATVRTMPGPVIDSYQQPGYYMSAVPQPPSRSFFNPNQMGTIRTSPRWTTQPPRPQGEWQLIYCFVRTAVPRRASTPISGVRQASTQAPRIMNYTQRMANIGTQTAGGRAGLSGGMVRGTQYKYSSGVRNLQQVITVPTPITMQQQAVHVRGQEPLTASMLASAPLMEQKQLLGERLYPLIHALHPKLAGKITGMLLEIDNSELLHMLESSESLHSKVEEAVAVLQAHQAKEHSPKK